Below is a window of Haloterrigena alkaliphila DNA.
GCGACCACGGGACTGTCGCTGTCGTCGACGATGACGTTCGGCTCGTAGGGCGTCGCGTCCATCGGCTCCCGGTGGAGGGGGATGTGTTCGCCGGCCTCGGCGAACTCCTCCTCCTCGCGGAAGAACTCGAGGCGCCCGGTCTTCGTGTACCAGGGCTGGGAGTCCTGGGTCTGCTCGTTGCCGACGTGTTTGGGGTAGGTCCGGGTCATGATGATCGCCGGGGTCCCCTCGCGGGCGTCCGCCAGCAACTCCTCGACGTCGTACCCCTTGACGGCGTTCGAGTTGTCGAGGATGCGCTGGAGGTACGGCTTGGCGCGGTGTTCCTCCTCGTCGATGAATTCCCAGTAGTCGGCGAAGCGGTCGTCGCCGGTCAGTTCGGCGAGCTTCTCGGCGACCCCCTTGTAGTGCTGGGTGTCGTTCAGCGTGTTGTAGATCCGGTCGATCTCCGTCTCCGGCATCGTCGTGATGAACGGGTTCGTGACGGAGGCGGTGATGTCGTGGACGTGGTGTTCCGCCCACGAGTCCGCCGGGAAGACGATGTCGGAGTACTCGCAGGTCATCGACCACCACCACTCGTTGGTGAAGAACGCCTCGATCTTCCCGGTGCGCAGGGCCTTCTCGATGATCTTGTAGGCCCCCTTCGCGTTGCCGAGGATGGAGTTCGACCCCGACACCCAGATCGATTTCGTGGGGGTGTGCATGTGCGAGTCGCCCTGGAAGTACTCGCCGTCGACCTTCAGCGGCTTGTCGAGGTTCGTGTAGAAGTGCGCCGAGTGGGCGTCCCAGCGCTTGTCGGTCCGGGCCGGCTTCTCGGGATCGAGTTCGGGGTCGAACGGGTCCTCGTTGGCGTACTGGCCGACGCCGTTGAAGTACGCCATCCGGTAGTTCCCCGAATAGCTGCCGACGTTCCCGGTCCGGTAGCCGACGTTTCGCGTCAGCGACGCCAGCAGGAACGCCGCGCGGCCGTGCTGGTCGGCGTTCGCGTAGTGGTTCGGCCCCATCCCGGTCAGCAACATCGTGCTCTGTTGGTTGTCGGCGAAGTCCCGGGCCAGGTTCTCGATCGCCTGGGGGTCCGTCCCCGTGACCTCTGCGGCCGACTCGAGGTCCCAGGTCCCGACCAGGTGTTCCTTGATCAGGTCGAACACCGTCCGGACTTCGACGGTCTCGCCGTCGGCGAGTTCGACCTCGAACGCGCCCTCGATCGTCGCGGGAACGTCGAAGTCGTCGCCGATGTCGTCGCGCGTGACCGGCACGAACTCGCCGTTCTCGGCGTCGTGGACGACGAAGTCGCCCCACTCGCGGCGCAGTTCTTCGGTGATGACCTGGTCGTCGATATTCGTCACGTCGACGCCGGGTCGGTCCGCGTCGTCGCCGACGGAGTTCGTCTTCTCGAGGTCCGCGGGCTCGTAGTCCTCGGAGACGTCGCTGGCCCGGAGCAGTTCGTTGTCGTCCATCCGGACCAGCAGCGGCAGGTCCGTGTGCTTGCGGACGTACGCTTCGTCGTACAGCTCCTCCTCGATGAGGACGCGGGCCGCGCCGAGGAACAGGGCCGTGTCCGACGCCGGGCGGACCGTAATGAGTTCGTCGCACTTCGAGGCCGTCGCGTTGTAGTCGGTGAAGATCCCGGTGACCTTCGACCCCTTCAGCTTGGCCTCGGTCAGCCAGTGGCAGTCGGCCATCTTCGAGGTAAGGTAGTTGATCCCGTCGAGCACGATGTGGTCGGCGTACTCGATGCTCGCGAGGTCGAAGTCGACCGTCTGCTGGCCGGTGACCATCGTGTGCCCCGGCGGCAGGTCGGTGTGGAACGAGTAGTTGTCCAGCCCCATCGCGCCCAGCGCCTCGTCCTCGGAGACGTCGCGGACGTAGTTGTCCAGCAGCGCCATCGAGTTGGCGTTGCGGTACTGGCCGAACAGCTTGATGACGCCGAGCAGCGGCATCCCGCCGCGGAACTTCATCGTCCGGACGCCGGCGCCCTGGGTCTCCTCGACGACCCGTTCGTCGTACCCCTGCTCGAGCAGCGACTGGACCCCGCTCTCGCCGCTGTAGTGGTCGGCGAGTTCGAGGAACGCCCGGGCCGCGTACTCGTGGGCCACCTCGTGGTCGACCTCGACGAAGTCGTCCTCGCCCCGCTCGGCGTACTCCTCGGGCATCGAGCCGTCGTCGTCGCGGGGGAAGCCGTCGTCGACCCACCGTTTGAACCCCGCGCGGATCATCGGGGCCTTGACGCGGCGTTCGTTGTAGAACCGCTCGACCATCGCCAGCCCCTTGTTACAGACGCGGGGGTCCCACCGCTGGGAGGACTGGTTCCCGTCGAGGTCGGTCGCCTCGCCGTAGTTCATCGAGGGGCCCAGACGGGTGATCTGCCCGTTCTTGACGGTCGCCTCGAGGTAGCAGTTGTGGGTGTCGTTTGGCGTACACGTGAGCATGTAGGAGTCGTCGGGCTCCCAGATCTCCCGGTACTTCTGCTCCCACTCCTCGTTGGGATACTCCTCGAGGGGGTTCATCGGCCCCTC
It encodes the following:
- a CDS encoding molybdopterin-dependent oxidoreductase, producing the protein MSDEEADGLELSRRELGAAAAGVAGASGLGFLGYRRLTGEETADDEGPMNPLEEYPNEEWEQKYREIWEPDDSYMLTCTPNDTHNCYLEATVKNGQITRLGPSMNYGEATDLDGNQSSQRWDPRVCNKGLAMVERFYNERRVKAPMIRAGFKRWVDDGFPRDDDGSMPEEYAERGEDDFVEVDHEVAHEYAARAFLELADHYSGESGVQSLLEQGYDERVVEETQGAGVRTMKFRGGMPLLGVIKLFGQYRNANSMALLDNYVRDVSEDEALGAMGLDNYSFHTDLPPGHTMVTGQQTVDFDLASIEYADHIVLDGINYLTSKMADCHWLTEAKLKGSKVTGIFTDYNATASKCDELITVRPASDTALFLGAARVLIEEELYDEAYVRKHTDLPLLVRMDDNELLRASDVSEDYEPADLEKTNSVGDDADRPGVDVTNIDDQVITEELRREWGDFVVHDAENGEFVPVTRDDIGDDFDVPATIEGAFEVELADGETVEVRTVFDLIKEHLVGTWDLESAAEVTGTDPQAIENLARDFADNQQSTMLLTGMGPNHYANADQHGRAAFLLASLTRNVGYRTGNVGSYSGNYRMAYFNGVGQYANEDPFDPELDPEKPARTDKRWDAHSAHFYTNLDKPLKVDGEYFQGDSHMHTPTKSIWVSGSNSILGNAKGAYKIIEKALRTGKIEAFFTNEWWWSMTCEYSDIVFPADSWAEHHVHDITASVTNPFITTMPETEIDRIYNTLNDTQHYKGVAEKLAELTGDDRFADYWEFIDEEEHRAKPYLQRILDNSNAVKGYDVEELLADAREGTPAIIMTRTYPKHVGNEQTQDSQPWYTKTGRLEFFREEEEFAEAGEHIPLHREPMDATPYEPNVIVDDSDSPVVAPETPADRDWDSAAKARDTNDRQVRNEVRSPSELVDTSHPLTDLDEGYDYVYMTPKYRHGTHTFGADLEEMAVWWSNFGDQGRKTGRDSFDERKPFVGEGYVEMNPADAREEGFQDGDYVWVDADPSDRPFPGYDPDDEETEYTRALMRIRYQPSLPEGVTRSWMNVSQTSHKSYEAQQERDDGKAQSEDTNYVSMYRSGGHQSMTSTWLRRTWLTDSMPRKDMLGQNMDVGFEPDVHAANGAPKESFVKIEKAEDGGLEGEGNWRPVDEGVRPTQEDDRMKQYLQGGFTSESD